The proteins below are encoded in one region of Gambusia affinis linkage group LG07, SWU_Gaff_1.0, whole genome shotgun sequence:
- the LOC122834493 gene encoding retinoic acid receptor gamma-like isoform X3: MNKQPHFFTMATNREHQMRHMTGFSRAMYPFTFNSMRGHSPFDLLASSHLFGRFGADLPKEMAALSVETQSTSSEEMVPSSPSPPPPPRVYKPCFVCQDKSSGYHYGVSSCEGCKGFFRRSIQKNMVYTCHRDKNCQINKVTRNRCQYCRLQKCFEVGMSKEAVRNDRNKKKKDVKEEVVLPENYELSGELEELVNKVSKAHQETFPSLCQLGKYTTNSSADHRVQLDLGLWDKFSELSTKCIIKIVEFAKRLPGFTTLTIADQITLLKSACLDILMLRICTRYTPEQDTMTFSDGLTLNRTQMHNAGFGPLTDLVFAFAGQLLPLEMDDTETGLLSAICLICGDRMDLEEPEKVDKLQEPLLEALKIYTRRRRPNKPHMFPRMLMKVTDLRGISTKG, encoded by the exons atgaATAAGCAGCCACACTTTTTCACAATGGCAACAAACAGAGAGCACCAAATGCGTCACATGACGGGATTCTCTCGTGCCATGTACCCCTTCACCTTTAACTCCATGAGGGGTCATTCACCCTTTGACCTGCTGGCCAGCAGTCACCTGTTTGGACGTTTTGGAGCGGACCTTCCAAAAGAGATGGCTGCGTTGT CGGTGGAGACGCAGAGCACCAGTTCAGAGGAGATGGTGCCCAGCTCcccttcccctcctcctcctccgcggGTCTACAAGCCGTGCTTTGTGTGCCAGGACAAGTCATCTGGTTATCACTACGGAGTGAGCTCCTGTGAGGGCTGCAAG gGATTTTTCCGCCGCAGTATCCAGAAGAACATGGTATACACCTGCCACCGAGACAAGAACTGTCAGATTAACAAAGTGACCCGGAACCGCTGCCAATACTGTCGTTTGCAGAAGTGCTTTGAGGTCGGCATGTCCAAAGAAG CCGTGCGCAACGACaggaacaagaagaagaaggacgTGAAGGAGGAGGTGGTGCTGCCCGAGAACTACGAGCTCAGCGGAGAACTGGAGGAGCTTGTGAACAAAGTCAGCAAAGCTCACCAAGAGACATTCCCGTCTCTGTGCCAGCTGGGAAAATACACCACA AACTCCAGCGCTGACCACAGAGTGCAGCTGGACCTGGGCCTGTGGGATAAGTTCAGTGAGCTTTCCACTAAGTGCATTATAAAGATTGTGGAGTTTGCCAAGCGACTACCAGGCTTCACTACGCTCACCATCGCTGACCAGATCACCCTCCTCAAATCTGCATGCCTGGACATCCTG ATGCTGAGGATATGCACCCGCTACACTCCAGAGCAGGACACAATGACGTTCTCAGATGGCCTGACTCTCAACAGGACCCAGATGCACAACGCCGGCTTCGGGCCGCTCACAGACCTGGTGTTTGCCTTCGCCGGTCAGCTCCTGCCTCTGGAGATGGACGACACAGAGACGGGGCTCCTGAGTGCTATCTGTCTCATTTGTGGAG ACCGCATGGACTTGGAAGAGCCGGAGAAGGTCGACAAACTCCAGGAGCCGCTGCTGGAGGCTCTAAAGATCTACACTCGCCGCAGACGCCCGAACAAGCCTCACATGTTCCCTCGCATGCTGATGAAAGTCACAGACCTGCGAGGAATCAGCACCAAAGGTTAg
- the LOC122834493 gene encoding retinoic acid receptor gamma-like isoform X2, which yields MNKQPHFFTMATNREHQMRHMTGFSRAMYPFTFNSMRGHSPFDLLASSHLFGRFGADLPKEMAALSVETQSTSSEEMVPSSPSPPPPPRVYKPCFVCQDKSSGYHYGVSSCEGCKGFFRRSIQKNMVYTCHRDKNCQINKVTRNRCQYCRLQKCFEVGMSKEAVRNDRNKKKKDVKEEVVLPENYELSGELEELVNKVSKAHQETFPSLCQLGKYTTNSSADHRVQLDLGLWDKFSELSTKCIIKIVEFAKRLPGFTTLTIADQITLLKSACLDILMLRICTRYTPEQDTMTFSDGLTLNRTQMHNAGFGPLTDLVFAFAGQLLPLEMDDTETGLLSAICLICGDRMDLEEPEKVDKLQEPLLEALKIYTRRRRPNKPHMFPRMLMKVTDLRGISTKGAERAITLKTEIPGPMPPLIREMLENPDAFEDSSDSSDSASAPPPAIQAIKQEEKSTYESAFEEEEEEEEDDYWDEEREWGADSDGEPWGEAAQKKAVAGKTQ from the exons atgaATAAGCAGCCACACTTTTTCACAATGGCAACAAACAGAGAGCACCAAATGCGTCACATGACGGGATTCTCTCGTGCCATGTACCCCTTCACCTTTAACTCCATGAGGGGTCATTCACCCTTTGACCTGCTGGCCAGCAGTCACCTGTTTGGACGTTTTGGAGCGGACCTTCCAAAAGAGATGGCTGCGTTGT CGGTGGAGACGCAGAGCACCAGTTCAGAGGAGATGGTGCCCAGCTCcccttcccctcctcctcctccgcggGTCTACAAGCCGTGCTTTGTGTGCCAGGACAAGTCATCTGGTTATCACTACGGAGTGAGCTCCTGTGAGGGCTGCAAG gGATTTTTCCGCCGCAGTATCCAGAAGAACATGGTATACACCTGCCACCGAGACAAGAACTGTCAGATTAACAAAGTGACCCGGAACCGCTGCCAATACTGTCGTTTGCAGAAGTGCTTTGAGGTCGGCATGTCCAAAGAAG CCGTGCGCAACGACaggaacaagaagaagaaggacgTGAAGGAGGAGGTGGTGCTGCCCGAGAACTACGAGCTCAGCGGAGAACTGGAGGAGCTTGTGAACAAAGTCAGCAAAGCTCACCAAGAGACATTCCCGTCTCTGTGCCAGCTGGGAAAATACACCACA AACTCCAGCGCTGACCACAGAGTGCAGCTGGACCTGGGCCTGTGGGATAAGTTCAGTGAGCTTTCCACTAAGTGCATTATAAAGATTGTGGAGTTTGCCAAGCGACTACCAGGCTTCACTACGCTCACCATCGCTGACCAGATCACCCTCCTCAAATCTGCATGCCTGGACATCCTG ATGCTGAGGATATGCACCCGCTACACTCCAGAGCAGGACACAATGACGTTCTCAGATGGCCTGACTCTCAACAGGACCCAGATGCACAACGCCGGCTTCGGGCCGCTCACAGACCTGGTGTTTGCCTTCGCCGGTCAGCTCCTGCCTCTGGAGATGGACGACACAGAGACGGGGCTCCTGAGTGCTATCTGTCTCATTTGTGGAG ACCGCATGGACTTGGAAGAGCCGGAGAAGGTCGACAAACTCCAGGAGCCGCTGCTGGAGGCTCTAAAGATCTACACTCGCCGCAGACGCCCGAACAAGCCTCACATGTTCCCTCGCATGCTGATGAAAGTCACAGACCTGCGAGGAATCAGCACCAAAG GTGCAGAGCGAGCCATCACCCTCAAGACGGAGATCCCGGGCCCCATGCCGCCTCTGATCAGGGAGATGCTGGAGAACCCGGACGCCTTCGAGGACAGCAGCGACTCCAGCGACAGCGCCTCGGCCCCTCCCCCGGCCATCCAGGCCATCAAGCAGGAGGAGAAGTCCACGTACGAGTCGGCCTtcgaagaggaagaggaggaggaagaggacgacTACTGGGACGAGGAGAGGGAGTGGGGGGCGGACAGCGACGGCGAGCCGTGGGGGGAGGCGGCACAGAAGAAGGCCGTGGCGGGAAAGACGCAGTGA
- the LOC122834493 gene encoding retinoic acid receptor gamma-A-like isoform X1: MFDCMEALGLVPRPLFDVSRQGSCMLGKATSYFSRLDPFAWTGAGSVQSVETQSTSSEEMVPSSPSPPPPPRVYKPCFVCQDKSSGYHYGVSSCEGCKGFFRRSIQKNMVYTCHRDKNCQINKVTRNRCQYCRLQKCFEVGMSKEAVRNDRNKKKKDVKEEVVLPENYELSGELEELVNKVSKAHQETFPSLCQLGKYTTNSSADHRVQLDLGLWDKFSELSTKCIIKIVEFAKRLPGFTTLTIADQITLLKSACLDILMLRICTRYTPEQDTMTFSDGLTLNRTQMHNAGFGPLTDLVFAFAGQLLPLEMDDTETGLLSAICLICGDRMDLEEPEKVDKLQEPLLEALKIYTRRRRPNKPHMFPRMLMKVTDLRGISTKGAERAITLKTEIPGPMPPLIREMLENPDAFEDSSDSSDSASAPPPAIQAIKQEEKSTYESAFEEEEEEEEDDYWDEEREWGADSDGEPWGEAAQKKAVAGKTQ, from the exons ATGTTTGACTGCATGGAGGCTCTCGGGCTGGTTCCTCGGCCCCTCTTCGATGTGTCCAGGCAGGGCTCCTGCATGCTGGGCAAGGCCACCTCTTACTTCTCCAGGCTGGACCCTTTCGCTTGGACCGGGGCGGGCAGCGTTCAGT CGGTGGAGACGCAGAGCACCAGTTCAGAGGAGATGGTGCCCAGCTCcccttcccctcctcctcctccgcggGTCTACAAGCCGTGCTTTGTGTGCCAGGACAAGTCATCTGGTTATCACTACGGAGTGAGCTCCTGTGAGGGCTGCAAG gGATTTTTCCGCCGCAGTATCCAGAAGAACATGGTATACACCTGCCACCGAGACAAGAACTGTCAGATTAACAAAGTGACCCGGAACCGCTGCCAATACTGTCGTTTGCAGAAGTGCTTTGAGGTCGGCATGTCCAAAGAAG CCGTGCGCAACGACaggaacaagaagaagaaggacgTGAAGGAGGAGGTGGTGCTGCCCGAGAACTACGAGCTCAGCGGAGAACTGGAGGAGCTTGTGAACAAAGTCAGCAAAGCTCACCAAGAGACATTCCCGTCTCTGTGCCAGCTGGGAAAATACACCACA AACTCCAGCGCTGACCACAGAGTGCAGCTGGACCTGGGCCTGTGGGATAAGTTCAGTGAGCTTTCCACTAAGTGCATTATAAAGATTGTGGAGTTTGCCAAGCGACTACCAGGCTTCACTACGCTCACCATCGCTGACCAGATCACCCTCCTCAAATCTGCATGCCTGGACATCCTG ATGCTGAGGATATGCACCCGCTACACTCCAGAGCAGGACACAATGACGTTCTCAGATGGCCTGACTCTCAACAGGACCCAGATGCACAACGCCGGCTTCGGGCCGCTCACAGACCTGGTGTTTGCCTTCGCCGGTCAGCTCCTGCCTCTGGAGATGGACGACACAGAGACGGGGCTCCTGAGTGCTATCTGTCTCATTTGTGGAG ACCGCATGGACTTGGAAGAGCCGGAGAAGGTCGACAAACTCCAGGAGCCGCTGCTGGAGGCTCTAAAGATCTACACTCGCCGCAGACGCCCGAACAAGCCTCACATGTTCCCTCGCATGCTGATGAAAGTCACAGACCTGCGAGGAATCAGCACCAAAG GTGCAGAGCGAGCCATCACCCTCAAGACGGAGATCCCGGGCCCCATGCCGCCTCTGATCAGGGAGATGCTGGAGAACCCGGACGCCTTCGAGGACAGCAGCGACTCCAGCGACAGCGCCTCGGCCCCTCCCCCGGCCATCCAGGCCATCAAGCAGGAGGAGAAGTCCACGTACGAGTCGGCCTtcgaagaggaagaggaggaggaagaggacgacTACTGGGACGAGGAGAGGGAGTGGGGGGCGGACAGCGACGGCGAGCCGTGGGGGGAGGCGGCACAGAAGAAGGCCGTGGCGGGAAAGACGCAGTGA